The following proteins are encoded in a genomic region of Tolumonas lignilytica:
- a CDS encoding copper-binding protein, whose translation MKNTFVRFAAVAALSLAALSSQAAVDTYKAHGSVLAVNAADQTVTVKQDAVTELGWPARTVTYNADGSNVLKGVTVGQTVDVQFTSSNAFNADAHFVTPVSQ comes from the coding sequence ATGAAAAATACCTTCGTACGTTTTGCTGCTGTTGCTGCATTATCACTGGCTGCACTGTCATCTCAGGCTGCGGTAGACACTTATAAAGCACACGGTTCAGTATTGGCTGTCAATGCAGCAGACCAGACCGTAACTGTAAAACAAGATGCGGTTACGGAACTGGGCTGGCCAGCACGTACCGTCACTTACAATGCCGACGGTAGCAATGTGCTGAAAGGGGTGACTGTGGGTCAGACCGTCGATGTCCAATTTACCTCATCCAATGCTTTCAATGCAGATGCACACTTTGTAACGCCAGTTTCTCAATAA